In Rhinoraja longicauda isolate Sanriku21f chromosome 39, sRhiLon1.1, whole genome shotgun sequence, one DNA window encodes the following:
- the LOC144611253 gene encoding tubulin alpha chain-like: MRECLSIHIGQAGAQIGNACWELYCLEHGIQPDGQMPSDKTIGGGDDSFNTFFSETGAGKHVPRAVFIDLEPTVIDEVRTGTYRQLFHPEQLITGKEDAANNYARGHCSIGKEIVDLVLDRIRKLADLCTGLQGFLIFHSFGGGTGSGFTSLLMERLSVDYGKKSKLEFSVYPAPQISTAVVEPYNAVLVTHCTLEHSDCAFMMDNEALYDVCRRNLDIERPTYTNLNRLMAQIVSSITASLRFDGALNVDLTEFQTNLVPYPRIHFPLVTYAPVISAEKAYHEELSVSQLTNSCFEPANQMVKCDPRQGKYMACCMLYRGDVVPKDVNAAIATIKTKRSIQFVDWCPTGFKVGINYQPPTVVPGGDLAKVQRALCMLSNTTAISMAWTRMNLKFDKMYAKRAFVHWYVGEGLEEGEFQDAREDMASLEKDYEEVAVDSADLERRGEEEE; this comes from the exons atg CGCGAGTGTCTTTCAATCCACATCGGCCAGGCTGGCGCCCAGATCGGCAACGCTTGCTGGGAGCTGTATTGCCTGGAGCACGGGATCCAGCCGGATGGACAGATGCCCAGCGACAAGACCATCGGGGGCGGCGATGACTCCTTCAACACCTTCTTCAGCGAGACGGGGGCGGGCAAGCACGTCCCACGGGCTGTGTTCATCGACCTGGAACCTACGGTGATCG atgaggTGCGGACCGGCACCTACCGGCAGCTTTTTCACCCCGAGCAGCTCATCACCGGAAAGGAGGACGCGGCCAATAATTACGCCCGCGGCCACTGCTCCATCGGCAAGGAGATCGTGGACCTGGTCCTGGATCGCATCCGGAAGCTG GCCGATCTGTGCACCGGACTGCAGGGGTTCCTTATCTTCCACAGTTTCGGCGGCGGCACCGGCTCGGGATTCACCTCCCTCCTCATGGAGAGACTCTCCGTGGATTACGGCAAGAAATCCAAGCTAGAGTTTTCCGTCTACCCGGCACCGCAGATCTCCACCGCCGTGGTCGAGCCCTATAACGCGGTGCTGGTCACCCACTGCACCCTGGAGCACTCCGACTGCGCCTTCATGATGGACAACGAGGCCCTTTACGACGTGTGCCGGCGGAACCTGGACATCGAGCGCCCCACCTACACCAACCTCAATCGCCTTATGGCGCAGATCGTGTCGTCCATCACCGCCTCGCTACGCTTTGATGGTGCCCTCAACGTGGACCTGACTGAGTTCCAAACCAACCTGGTCCCCTATCCGCGTATCCACTTCCCGCTCGTCACGTACGCGCCCGTTATTTCGGCCGAGAAGGCTTACCACGAGGAACTGTCCGTTTCACAATTGACCAACTCTTGCTTCGAGCCGGCCAACCAGATGGTGAAGTGCGACCCACGCCAGGGCAAGTACATGGCGTGTTGCATGCTGTACCGCGGGGACGTGGTGCCCAAGGACGTCAACGCCGCCATCGCCACCATCAAGACCAAGCGCTCCATCCAGTTCGTGGACTGGTGCCCGACCGGGTTCAAG GTGGGCATCAACTACCAACCCCCGACGGTGGTGCCGGGGGGCGACCTGGCAAAGGTACAACGCGCCCTCTGCATGCTGAGCAACACCACCGCCATCTCCATGGCCTGGACTCGCATGAACCTCAAGTTCGACAAGATGTACGCCAAGCGAGCTTTTGTCCACTGGTACGTGGGCGAGGGATTGGAGGAAGGGGAGTTCCAGGACGCGCGGGAGGACATGGCGTCGCTGGAGAAGGACTACGAAGAGGTGGCCGTGGATTCCGCCGATCTcgagagaaggggggaagaggaagaataA